A genome region from Chryseobacterium sp. G0186 includes the following:
- a CDS encoding bacteriocin-like protein, protein MKNLKKLTKTDLKSVYGGQPKQYCTFCEWANKVFCSEIPIVQCP, encoded by the coding sequence ATGAAAAATTTAAAGAAGCTGACTAAGACAGATTTGAAGTCAGTGTACGGAGGACAACCAAAACAATATTGTACATTTTGCGAATGGGCAAACAAAGTATTTTGCAGCGAAATTCCAATCGTTCAATGTCCATAA
- the uvrA gene encoding excinuclease ABC subunit UvrA codes for MSKSTEYIEVYGAREHNLKNINVKIPRNELVVITGLSGSGKSSLAFDTIFAEGQRRYIETFSAYARQFLGGLERPDVDKIEGLSPVIAIEQKTTNKNPRSTVGTVTELYDFLRLLYARVSDAYSLSTGQKLVSYTEDQILDTIKENYKGEKIMLLAPVVRSRKGHYHELFVQMAKKGYGQARIDGELQDIEYDLKLDRYKTHDIDIVIDRWIIGESASEGRMEKSLRTAMEMGEGIIGIQKLGSTDIEYFSKNLMDAETGHSLALPEPNTFSFNSPKGSCPNCKGLGMIKKINTDYFIDNPKLSINQGGLLPLEDIKSNKWILAQIKNILEIFGLGMTTPLQDIPEEALDYIYNGCHKEFNKDLKYAGITKKIKISFDGLITFMEEIIEERESYEAILLERHFTTEETCPECNGTRLQPSSLSFKIDGKNIAEVNGLSLADLKDWLADVKDKFSEKNKIIAHEILKEIETRLQFLLDVGLDYLSLSRSSKTLSGGESQRIRLATQIGSQLVNVLYILDEPSIGLHQRDNERLIHSLKNLRDIGNSVLVVEHDKDMILEADEVLDIGPRAGKFGGEILWQGKPKDLLKADTITAQYINGKRKIEVPAERRAGSGKNILLKGATGNNLKNVTLDIPLGKLVVVTGISGSGKSSLINGTLYPILNKHFYRAVQEPLPYKKIEGLDNIDKIVDVDQTPIGRTPRSNPATYTGMFTDIRNLFAELPESKIRGYKPGRFSFNVKGGRCETCQGGGLKVIEMNFLPDVYVHCETCNGKRFNRETLEVRYKGKSISDVLDMTIDESVEFFQPIPKIFAKVKTLQDVGLGYITLGQQSTTLSGGEAQRIKLATELSKRQTGNTLYILDEPTTGLHFEDVKILMDAINQLVELGNSFIIIEHNMDVIKLADHIIDVGPEGGKYGGQIVAQGTPEEIVKSKKSLTGKFLKRELE; via the coding sequence ATGAGCAAATCAACAGAATATATAGAAGTTTACGGAGCACGTGAACATAATCTAAAGAATATTAATGTTAAAATCCCGCGCAATGAACTGGTAGTGATTACCGGGCTTTCCGGGAGTGGAAAGTCTTCACTGGCTTTTGATACCATTTTTGCAGAGGGCCAGCGTCGTTACATAGAAACATTCTCTGCCTATGCACGTCAGTTTCTGGGTGGATTAGAACGTCCCGATGTAGACAAAATTGAAGGACTTTCACCCGTAATTGCCATTGAGCAGAAAACAACCAATAAAAATCCACGTTCCACTGTAGGAACCGTTACAGAGCTATACGATTTCCTTCGTCTTTTGTATGCAAGGGTTTCTGATGCGTACTCATTGTCTACAGGACAGAAATTAGTAAGCTATACCGAAGATCAGATTCTGGATACCATCAAGGAAAACTATAAAGGAGAAAAAATCATGTTGCTGGCTCCAGTGGTACGTTCCAGAAAAGGGCATTATCATGAACTTTTCGTACAGATGGCTAAAAAAGGATACGGACAGGCAAGAATTGATGGTGAATTGCAGGATATTGAATATGATTTAAAACTTGACCGCTATAAAACCCACGATATTGATATTGTGATCGATCGCTGGATCATCGGAGAAAGTGCTTCTGAAGGCAGAATGGAGAAATCCTTGCGCACGGCAATGGAAATGGGAGAGGGAATTATCGGAATTCAGAAACTGGGAAGTACAGATATTGAATATTTCTCCAAAAACCTGATGGATGCAGAAACAGGACATTCCTTAGCATTACCGGAACCTAATACTTTCTCATTCAATTCACCAAAAGGAAGCTGCCCGAACTGTAAAGGATTGGGAATGATCAAAAAGATCAATACAGACTATTTTATAGACAATCCAAAATTATCAATCAATCAGGGAGGTTTATTACCATTGGAAGATATTAAGTCCAATAAATGGATCCTTGCACAGATTAAAAACATTCTTGAAATCTTCGGATTGGGAATGACGACACCATTGCAGGATATTCCCGAAGAAGCTTTGGATTATATTTATAACGGATGTCATAAAGAATTCAATAAGGATCTGAAATATGCAGGAATCACCAAGAAAATAAAGATCAGCTTTGACGGGTTGATCACTTTCATGGAAGAAATTATTGAGGAAAGAGAATCCTATGAAGCTATTTTACTGGAAAGACATTTCACCACAGAAGAAACTTGTCCTGAATGTAACGGAACCCGTCTTCAGCCTTCAAGTTTAAGCTTTAAAATTGACGGTAAAAATATTGCTGAAGTTAACGGATTGAGTTTAGCTGATTTAAAAGACTGGCTGGCTGATGTTAAAGATAAGTTTTCAGAGAAAAACAAAATCATTGCCCACGAAATTTTAAAGGAAATTGAAACAAGACTTCAGTTTTTGCTGGATGTTGGTTTAGATTATCTGAGTTTGAGCAGGAGTTCTAAAACCCTTTCCGGAGGAGAATCACAAAGGATTCGTCTGGCAACGCAGATTGGGTCTCAATTGGTCAATGTACTTTATATTCTGGATGAACCAAGTATCGGACTTCACCAGAGAGATAACGAAAGACTGATTCATTCATTAAAGAACCTTAGAGATATCGGAAACTCCGTGTTGGTGGTAGAGCATGATAAAGATATGATTCTGGAAGCCGATGAGGTTCTGGATATCGGTCCTAGAGCAGGTAAATTTGGCGGGGAAATACTTTGGCAAGGAAAACCTAAAGATCTTTTAAAAGCTGATACCATCACAGCTCAATACATCAACGGAAAAAGAAAAATCGAAGTTCCTGCAGAAAGAAGAGCGGGAAGCGGAAAAAATATATTATTAAAAGGGGCGACAGGAAACAACCTTAAAAATGTAACCTTAGATATTCCTTTAGGTAAATTGGTGGTGGTAACCGGTATTTCAGGAAGTGGAAAATCTTCCCTGATTAACGGAACCTTATATCCAATCCTTAATAAACATTTCTACAGAGCAGTTCAGGAACCTTTACCTTACAAAAAAATTGAGGGACTTGATAATATCGATAAAATTGTAGACGTAGACCAGACGCCGATCGGAAGAACACCACGTTCAAATCCGGCAACCTATACAGGAATGTTTACAGACATCAGAAACCTTTTTGCAGAACTGCCGGAAAGTAAGATCCGTGGATACAAACCCGGAAGATTCTCTTTCAACGTAAAAGGCGGTAGATGTGAAACCTGTCAGGGTGGAGGATTAAAGGTAATCGAAATGAACTTCCTGCCGGATGTGTATGTTCACTGTGAAACCTGCAACGGAAAGCGTTTCAACAGAGAAACCCTGGAAGTACGTTACAAAGGAAAATCAATTTCCGATGTACTGGATATGACCATTGATGAATCAGTAGAGTTCTTCCAGCCGATTCCTAAGATTTTTGCAAAAGTAAAGACATTACAGGATGTAGGATTGGGATACATTACACTGGGGCAGCAGTCAACAACCCTTTCCGGAGGAGAAGCGCAACGTATTAAGCTGGCAACAGAATTATCAAAAAGACAAACCGGAAATACGCTATATATCTTAGATGAACCTACCACAGGACTTCACTTTGAGGATGTAAAAATCCTGATGGATGCCATCAATCAATTGGTGGAATTAGGAAACTCATTTATTATTATTGAACATAATATGGATGTAATCAAATTAGCAGACCATATTATTGACGTAGGACCAGAAGGAGGAAAATATGGAGGGCAGATTGTAGCGCAGGGAACTCCTGAGGAAATTGTAAAGTCGAAGAAGAGTTTGACTGGGAAGTTTTTGAAGAGGGAATTGGAATAA
- a CDS encoding type VI secretion system baseplate subunit TssF encodes MNLDQNIYSKESVKARMLQNATKVWGLKSPQSLDPFVKLLIDAFSTEVFKANNEIQTVNARILEKLAKLLTPSIYTHPIPAHAVAFTQPYESSEVLLEHTEFFFRKQMTSTVKSESDKQLNIPFTPVGNVRINKVHTSVMFVGNTCYSIDDRFNKIPIARFNGRPEDYRKITVGVDVSKYVSENFPKYMSIFCSNPAFEHLDFVYKLLPYITVSSNGNPLFVREGLSYLTESNPDGYEQMFKEQSIRNKVIEDIKSIYRHKFIEITGLSSSLFSEAGQLPQNLDFLAGKEEIVKYLDNKRYLWLTFEFPPQFSAEILDNFSFVLNAFPIYNRGWKKTEYSLDIMGNNIPLVTDEGEHFLYVDEVQDGDGRRYTEIPFTPADDLKKGLYTVRKGGMERFTNRNAVDMIANVLELTRDEIAAFSLLNRDNVKGVLSEMSDKMKSMVQKVNNAKRSIRQELNYVIMEPVEKTDHTYAAFWITHCTLANHMRPGTELSNQLKSQTVVLLTETLGGAEEQKGTDSIQAYKYALTTRDKIISLEDVKNYCRMVLKDELREVRVRRGTMISNRPKEGFVRTVEVEIIPQNYSFYGRAYWENMANITRNQIIAKAIDGIEYHVKVSNEDIDFQDM; translated from the coding sequence ATGAATTTAGATCAGAATATTTATTCCAAGGAATCTGTAAAAGCAAGAATGCTTCAGAATGCTACTAAGGTCTGGGGATTGAAGAGTCCACAGTCTTTAGATCCCTTTGTAAAACTATTGATAGATGCATTCAGTACAGAAGTTTTTAAAGCGAATAATGAAATACAGACAGTCAATGCCCGAATTTTAGAAAAACTGGCAAAACTATTGACTCCATCCATTTATACACATCCTATTCCGGCCCATGCAGTGGCCTTTACACAACCCTATGAATCTTCCGAGGTTTTATTAGAGCATACAGAGTTTTTCTTCCGTAAGCAAATGACTTCTACCGTAAAGTCAGAATCAGATAAACAACTGAATATACCTTTCACTCCTGTGGGGAATGTAAGAATTAATAAAGTTCACACTTCAGTAATGTTTGTAGGAAATACCTGCTACAGTATTGATGACAGATTCAATAAAATTCCTATTGCAAGATTTAACGGGAGGCCGGAAGATTACAGAAAAATAACGGTAGGAGTTGATGTCAGTAAATACGTCAGCGAGAATTTTCCTAAGTATATGAGCATATTTTGCTCCAATCCTGCTTTTGAGCATTTGGATTTTGTATATAAACTATTGCCTTATATTACGGTTTCAAGTAATGGAAACCCTTTATTCGTAAGGGAAGGATTAAGTTATCTTACAGAGAGTAATCCGGATGGATATGAGCAGATGTTCAAGGAACAATCTATCCGAAACAAGGTTATCGAGGATATTAAAAGTATCTACCGACATAAATTCATTGAGATTACAGGGCTTTCCAGCAGTTTGTTTTCAGAAGCAGGGCAGCTTCCCCAGAATCTTGATTTTCTGGCAGGAAAAGAGGAAATTGTAAAATATCTTGATAACAAGCGCTACTTATGGCTTACTTTTGAGTTTCCGCCACAGTTCTCTGCAGAAATTCTGGATAACTTTTCCTTCGTATTAAATGCTTTTCCAATTTACAACAGGGGTTGGAAGAAGACAGAATACAGTCTTGATATTATGGGAAATAACATTCCTCTGGTAACCGATGAGGGAGAACACTTCTTATATGTAGATGAGGTTCAGGATGGAGATGGAAGAAGATATACCGAAATACCATTTACCCCAGCTGATGACCTTAAAAAAGGATTGTACACCGTAAGAAAAGGTGGAATGGAGCGTTTCACCAACAGAAATGCGGTAGATATGATTGCCAACGTTCTGGAACTGACAAGAGACGAAATTGCAGCATTTTCTCTATTAAACAGAGATAATGTGAAGGGCGTTCTTAGTGAAATGTCAGATAAGATGAAATCTATGGTGCAGAAAGTAAATAATGCCAAAAGAAGCATCAGACAGGAACTGAACTACGTGATTATGGAACCTGTAGAAAAAACAGATCATACCTATGCCGCTTTCTGGATCACTCACTGTACATTGGCCAATCATATGCGTCCGGGAACAGAACTTTCCAACCAGTTAAAGTCGCAGACGGTTGTATTGCTTACAGAAACCCTTGGTGGAGCTGAAGAACAGAAAGGAACAGACAGTATTCAGGCGTATAAATATGCCCTGACGACAAGAGATAAAATCATTTCTCTGGAAGATGTCAAGAATTATTGCAGAATGGTGCTGAAAGATGAACTACGAGAAGTGAGGGTAAGAAGAGGAACCATGATCAGCAACAGACCTAAGGAAGGTTTTGTAAGAACTGTTGAGGTAGAGATCATTCCGCAAAACTATTCTTTCTATGGAAGGGCATATTGGGAAAACATGGCCAATATCACAAGAAACCAAATTATTGCTAAAGCTATAGATGGAATTGAATACCATGTAAAAGTAAGCAATGAAGACATTGACTTTCAGGACATGTAG
- a CDS encoding GPW/gp25 family protein: MDTPNYRMPFVPSTLMTEGGSIDTCDMGESIAHNIMLLITTKKGENRYDENYGNDVWNLEFDNGVTSAIWENVFIKSLRRQIQEYEPRIVQPQIDANIQFVEHSYDTKEHTEIKKKVRIAINAKMEETGERFSFSTELFLSPMSID, from the coding sequence ATGGATACACCAAATTACAGAATGCCTTTCGTGCCATCTACTTTAATGACCGAAGGCGGAAGTATCGATACATGCGATATGGGGGAGAGTATTGCCCACAATATTATGCTGCTGATCACCACCAAAAAAGGAGAGAACAGATATGATGAAAACTATGGAAATGATGTTTGGAACCTGGAATTCGATAATGGAGTAACAAGTGCCATCTGGGAAAACGTTTTTATCAAAAGCCTTAGAAGACAGATCCAGGAGTATGAACCCCGGATTGTACAACCGCAAATAGATGCCAATATACAATTTGTAGAACACAGCTACGATACCAAAGAACACACCGAAATCAAAAAGAAAGTAAGAATTGCCATCAATGCCAAGATGGAGGAAACAGGAGAGCGTTTCAGTTTTTCAACCGAATTGTTCCTGAGCCCGATGTCTATTGATTAA
- a CDS encoding APC family permease yields MQKKLKLWDAIMLVMGSMIGSGIFIVSADMMRNLGSGYWMIVVWIITGVMTVAAAISYGELSALFPKAGGQYTYLKEIFGKRMGFLYGWGLFTVIQTGTIAAVAMAFGKFTAYLIPALNDAAPILQSGEFKITWIQILAIAVILLLTYINTRGVQSGKILQNIFTGSKIVALLGLIALGFILVDFSHLSENFSLGTESFSNLKKDLAGNFLKEGWEPIGGMTLLGGIAAAMVGSVFSSVAWESVTFVSGEIDNPKRNVVKAMIYGTSAVMILYIAVNFVYLNALDRDGIAFAANDRVAVAASQNIFGSAGTIIIALLVMISTFGCNNGLILAGARVFQTMAKDGMFFKSAEKNNRNEVPENALWMQGIWASLLCLSGQYGNLLDMISFVIVLFYMITVFGVIYLRIKQPSLERPYKTWLYPITPIIYLLIGTCFCILLLIYKQQYTWPGFVLVLLGLPVYYFINRNKANN; encoded by the coding sequence ATGCAAAAAAAACTGAAACTATGGGATGCCATTATGCTTGTGATGGGATCAATGATCGGAAGTGGGATCTTTATTGTAAGCGCTGACATGATGCGCAATCTGGGCTCCGGATACTGGATGATTGTTGTTTGGATTATAACAGGTGTAATGACCGTGGCAGCCGCAATAAGTTATGGAGAACTTTCCGCATTATTTCCAAAGGCGGGAGGACAATATACTTATCTAAAGGAGATCTTTGGAAAGAGAATGGGATTTCTTTACGGCTGGGGTTTATTTACAGTAATACAAACAGGTACTATTGCTGCAGTGGCAATGGCTTTTGGTAAGTTTACAGCCTATTTGATTCCGGCACTTAATGATGCTGCACCTATTCTTCAGAGTGGAGAGTTTAAAATTACATGGATCCAAATTTTGGCTATTGCAGTAATTCTTCTGCTTACCTATATTAATACAAGAGGAGTACAGAGTGGTAAAATTCTTCAGAATATATTCACAGGCTCCAAGATTGTGGCTTTATTAGGGTTAATTGCATTGGGCTTTATACTGGTTGATTTCTCTCATTTATCTGAAAATTTTAGTTTGGGAACAGAGTCTTTTAGTAATCTTAAAAAAGATCTTGCTGGAAATTTCCTGAAAGAAGGCTGGGAACCGATTGGAGGAATGACTTTATTGGGTGGTATTGCAGCAGCTATGGTAGGTTCTGTTTTTAGTTCTGTAGCTTGGGAAAGTGTAACATTTGTGTCCGGAGAAATTGATAATCCGAAGAGAAATGTAGTAAAAGCAATGATCTACGGTACTTCTGCTGTAATGATTTTATATATTGCGGTAAACTTTGTATACCTAAATGCTCTTGATAGAGACGGAATTGCATTTGCTGCCAACGACAGGGTAGCAGTAGCAGCTTCACAGAATATTTTTGGAAGCGCAGGAACCATTATAATTGCTTTATTGGTTATGATCTCTACATTCGGATGTAATAACGGACTGATCTTAGCGGGAGCCAGAGTTTTCCAGACAATGGCAAAAGATGGCATGTTCTTTAAGTCTGCCGAAAAAAATAACAGAAATGAAGTTCCGGAAAATGCACTATGGATGCAGGGAATCTGGGCTTCTTTATTATGTCTGAGCGGACAGTATGGAAACCTATTGGATATGATTTCCTTTGTCATCGTTTTATTCTATATGATTACTGTTTTTGGAGTTATTTATCTAAGAATTAAGCAGCCAAGCCTGGAAAGGCCCTACAAAACATGGCTATATCCAATCACTCCAATTATTTATCTATTGATAGGAACCTGTTTTTGTATCTTACTTTTAATATATAAGCAACAATATACATGGCCGGGATTCGTATTGGTACTATTGGGACTTCCTGTGTATTATTTTATTAATCGGAATAAGGCAAATAACTAA
- a CDS encoding DUF4920 domain-containing protein has translation MKFKAILFAVAVSASTLAFAQETSQKKFSPPAGNALVGDTYGAGIASNTESKAITVEKLGKKLKKENKKLENIAIKGKVTDVCEKKGCWLTIQTEDNSQFFVKMKDYAFFVPTALKGKNVVLEGNAERKVISVDEQKHYAEDGKKPQAEIDAITQPKEEIRFLASGIKVIN, from the coding sequence ATGAAATTTAAAGCGATCCTATTTGCTGTAGCGGTAAGTGCTTCCACCTTAGCATTTGCTCAGGAGACATCACAAAAGAAATTTTCACCACCAGCAGGAAATGCCTTAGTAGGTGATACTTATGGAGCAGGTATTGCCTCTAATACAGAATCTAAAGCGATTACTGTAGAAAAACTGGGTAAAAAACTTAAAAAAGAGAATAAAAAGCTTGAAAATATTGCTATCAAAGGAAAAGTAACTGATGTCTGCGAGAAAAAAGGATGTTGGCTTACGATCCAGACTGAAGATAATTCGCAGTTTTTCGTGAAGATGAAAGATTATGCTTTCTTCGTTCCGACCGCTTTAAAGGGAAAAAATGTAGTCCTGGAAGGAAATGCTGAAAGAAAGGTCATTTCTGTAGATGAGCAAAAGCATTATGCAGAAGACGGGAAAAAACCTCAAGCTGAAATTGATGCCATTACCCAGCCTAAAGAAGAAATCAGATTCTTAGCAAGCGGAATTAAAGTAATCAACTAA
- a CDS encoding M14 family zinc carboxypeptidase, whose protein sequence is MNFEQIYSPTPDFSNRYISPEKLFSYLQANLSDYIQEIGKSYLDKPIYKLSIGTGNIPVLAWSQMHGNESNATHAMLDLLISLDKSPEMKEDLFSKIRLDFIFMLNPDGSERWTRLNAADIDLNRDFHNEASKEIKFLKNAAASKKYDYALNLHEQRTIFTTDGIHPATLSFLAPSENVERTVTENRKKCMAVIGNVYNHLKEMIPDQIGRYSDEFYPTSTGDNFIKAGMPTILFEGGHFVDDYTRKGTRKYYTIALYYALKAISELDSDITGWETYLEIPENKETHYDIIYRNVKLNTEHECILDIAVQYREMKEDGKDEISFIPFVMEAGDVKKRKGWLEIDCTGKKFVSVNKYPKLDAVVDFKIED, encoded by the coding sequence ATGAATTTTGAACAGATCTATTCTCCAACCCCCGATTTCTCAAATCGCTATATTTCCCCTGAAAAATTATTTTCTTACTTACAGGCTAATCTCAGCGATTATATTCAGGAGATCGGAAAATCATATTTAGATAAACCTATTTATAAGCTAAGCATCGGAACCGGAAACATTCCGGTATTGGCTTGGTCGCAAATGCACGGAAACGAATCCAATGCTACCCATGCTATGCTTGATCTTCTCATAAGTCTTGATAAGTCTCCCGAAATGAAGGAAGATTTATTCAGTAAAATAAGATTGGATTTTATCTTTATGCTAAACCCTGACGGTTCGGAAAGATGGACCCGGCTGAATGCTGCCGATATAGATCTGAATAGAGATTTTCATAATGAGGCAAGCAAGGAGATTAAATTTCTAAAAAATGCAGCCGCTTCCAAAAAATATGATTATGCCTTAAACCTTCATGAACAAAGAACAATCTTTACTACTGATGGTATTCATCCGGCGACATTATCTTTTTTAGCTCCCTCTGAAAATGTAGAGCGTACTGTAACTGAAAACAGAAAGAAGTGTATGGCCGTGATCGGAAATGTTTACAACCATCTTAAGGAAATGATTCCTGATCAGATCGGAAGATATTCTGATGAGTTTTATCCAACCTCTACAGGGGATAACTTTATAAAGGCCGGAATGCCTACTATACTATTCGAAGGTGGACATTTTGTAGATGATTATACGAGAAAAGGAACAAGGAAGTATTATACCATTGCTCTTTACTATGCATTGAAGGCTATCAGTGAATTGGACTCTGATATTACAGGATGGGAAACTTACCTTGAAATTCCGGAAAACAAGGAGACTCATTATGATATTATCTACAGAAATGTTAAGCTGAATACAGAACATGAGTGTATTCTGGATATTGCTGTTCAATATAGAGAAATGAAAGAGGATGGTAAGGATGAAATTTCCTTTATCCCTTTTGTAATGGAAGCTGGAGATGTGAAAAAGAGAAAAGGCTGGCTGGAAATAGATTGTACAGGAAAGAAGTTTGTCTCTGTCAATAAATATCCAAAACTTGATGCAGTAGTTGATTTTAAAATAGAAGATTAA
- a CDS encoding helix-turn-helix transcriptional regulator yields MSLNERISKVIEYSNLTPSEFADEIDVQRSSISHITSGRNKPSLEFIIKIKSRFPELLWDWLVTGEGEMLKSELPEQEISEESSEEDMVRPTPLPDLFTMMNDDDDFGTEEAEIDLPPAGSGESFISSQDKAPEKISDSQRLENFPEEIISQAIGNQTNKIKRIVLFYENGKFESFEP; encoded by the coding sequence ATGAGTTTAAACGAAAGAATTTCAAAAGTTATAGAGTATTCCAATCTTACTCCCTCTGAATTTGCAGATGAGATCGATGTACAGCGTTCCTCGATTTCGCATATTACATCTGGACGGAATAAACCATCTCTGGAGTTTATCATAAAAATAAAGTCTCGCTTCCCGGAACTTCTTTGGGATTGGTTAGTAACCGGTGAAGGAGAAATGCTAAAGTCTGAGTTGCCGGAACAGGAAATTTCAGAGGAGTCATCTGAAGAAGATATGGTAAGGCCTACCCCTTTGCCGGATCTGTTTACCATGATGAATGATGACGATGATTTTGGAACCGAAGAAGCGGAAATAGATCTGCCTCCAGCAGGCTCTGGAGAATCCTTTATATCATCCCAAGATAAAGCTCCGGAAAAAATATCAGATTCTCAGCGATTAGAAAATTTTCCTGAAGAAATCATTAGTCAAGCTATTGGAAATCAGACCAATAAAATAAAACGTATTGTTTTGTTCTACGAAAACGGGAAATTTGAAAGTTTTGAGCCATAA
- a CDS encoding proline dehydrogenase family protein, whose translation MPIFNDTKVAFADKSDAQLRKAYWMFKMIEQPALTSLGTSVLNFTIHNNFPFVTGIVKKTLFEQFCGGETREESMKVVKQLFKRGVGSIFDYSIEGKEDEETFDAVCKEIKDIVRFSVGNPAIPFIVFKPTAFGRIDLYEAVGKGAELTTSQKEEWERVVKRFDEVCRLCHENDKKVMVDAEETWMQDAADHLCEEMMEKYNQEKPIVWNTIQMYRTGRLEYMEANLQRAREKNYFIGYKIVRGAYMEKERARAAEKGYPDPIQPTKDASDKNYNAGIDFVMNHLDKVSAFFGTHNEISSELIMDKMKTKSLESGNPHIYFGQLYGMSDNITFYLSDKGYNVAKYLPYGPVKDVVPYLTRRAQENTSVAGQTGRELGLIKKELERRKK comes from the coding sequence ATGCCCATTTTTAACGATACAAAAGTTGCATTTGCAGACAAGTCTGATGCACAATTGAGAAAGGCTTACTGGATGTTTAAAATGATTGAACAACCCGCTCTTACAAGCCTAGGAACATCTGTTCTTAATTTCACAATACACAATAACTTTCCGTTTGTTACAGGAATTGTAAAGAAAACCTTATTTGAGCAATTCTGCGGTGGTGAAACCCGTGAGGAAAGTATGAAAGTGGTGAAGCAGCTTTTCAAGAGAGGAGTTGGAAGTATTTTTGATTACTCCATCGAGGGTAAGGAAGATGAGGAAACCTTTGATGCAGTGTGCAAGGAGATCAAAGATATTGTAAGATTCTCCGTAGGAAATCCGGCAATTCCTTTTATCGTATTTAAACCTACAGCATTTGGAAGAATTGATCTTTACGAAGCCGTTGGAAAAGGAGCAGAACTTACCACCAGCCAGAAAGAGGAATGGGAAAGAGTAGTGAAAAGGTTCGATGAAGTATGCCGTCTTTGTCATGAAAATGATAAAAAAGTAATGGTAGATGCTGAAGAAACCTGGATGCAGGATGCAGCAGATCACCTTTGCGAAGAGATGATGGAGAAGTATAACCAGGAAAAACCTATCGTTTGGAATACCATTCAGATGTACAGAACAGGAAGACTGGAATATATGGAGGCCAATCTTCAGAGAGCAAGAGAAAAGAATTATTTTATCGGGTATAAGATTGTTCGTGGCGCCTATATGGAGAAAGAAAGAGCAAGGGCTGCAGAGAAAGGATATCCAGATCCGATACAGCCTACAAAAGATGCTTCTGATAAAAATTATAATGCAGGAATTGACTTTGTTATGAATCATTTAGATAAGGTATCTGCATTCTTTGGAACCCATAACGAGATCTCTTCAGAGTTAATTATGGATAAAATGAAGACTAAATCTCTGGAAAGCGGAAATCCACACATCTATTTCGGACAGCTTTACGGAATGAGTGATAACATTACATTCTATTTATCAGATAAAGGCTATAATGTGGCTAAATATCTTCCTTATGGACCTGTAAAGGATGTTGTACCATATCTTACAAGAAGAGCCCAGGAAAACACTTCTGTAGCCGGACAAACCGGAAGAGAGCTTGGATTGATCAAAAAAGAATTGGAAAGAAGAAAGAAATAA